Proteins encoded together in one Eublepharis macularius isolate TG4126 chromosome 2, MPM_Emac_v1.0, whole genome shotgun sequence window:
- the MLH3 gene encoding DNA mismatch repair protein Mlh3, which translates to MIKCLTEKVQTSLRSGVAISSLGQCVEELVFNSIDAKATCVAIRVDLETFKIQVVDNGSGMGREDLSKVGNRYFTSKCYSVEDLENLKFYGFRGEALASIASMASIVEISSKTNKIAKTFLKLFHNGKGLEVSEAELNRPSAGTTVTVYNLFHQLPVRRKCMDSVLEFERLRHKVEAVSLMHPSVSFSLRNDASCSIMLQLPKTKDVRSRFSQIYGLSKSQKLREIYHKSERFEISGYISSEGHYNKNIQFLYVNDRLVLKTRLHKLIDFLLRKQSIICKTKSGPVTSSPVRHRSGPELYGIFVMNVKCQHDEYDVCLEPAKTLIEFRNWDAVLLSIEEGVKTFLKREDLFIELCGEDVKEFNENNGFCLGSSMALQPSLPEEKRMQENFKRACDNIVDSYEMFNLQSKSVRRKITLEKEIADHAGPTDNMKEIVALPDLTLTEPVHESSSKVENPLPNKNSTSPDLPKSSNQHKEPKVCDDPQTEVINSRRSQEGCGPSDALEIGNYSGTLLCSEMYDKDGNSLSDPAFQGSSSNSAILRHIESMKDVNVCALGEKYRTTEEGRGPPMGLNSHREVAMRQGSLKLCSTGLIVHLVQSQPSYKTIDINHSSNTPPVLGPVSAKDIFDKKLRFSGQTSSTQECLRMNEGSIYAENASECMEIGNALDQKNEMDSLPAIGRSDLVTPCVKELISLAPSSSVHNEDNTTSRKQMAENLTRFRNHTFTKLSLLPKLGSLERFRRQYGSIRNTQSVTAEFGNKFAVSSHTNKNKNLEHSSIRELPAKEHVGCNNNGCDCPLLLEKSQLSTDESVLSRKTYVRESPLTLTDYSRTRTKAPRSCKFTGTLASKVSRMKGNLKETISIEPRGQPSKQFQVHSSLKNEYRGGLPSQNNLLQSNYPVSQLFTREVGTKSHNFAPHSPEKGHPMELSNTRARDVEDTDSLCLINTDGEYVASQKRDLSLHNKEVSPEDTCEDTSTMDDSSKQSVNSCELPTVALSSVSKDATDDASPTQNEESQFHPSGWFDQFDASLGRTVYINRMTGLSTYNAPPSEEPKAVCTKDISTMAVNVVMENGFQCRCHPFRSEFIVPFLPRPQKERHLTSQDFRDAQGESLQSLFSEWDNPVFAHCPEIAVDVSSGQADNLAVKMHNVLYPYRFTKAMIESMQVLNQVDSKFIACLINTRSDENKEIDGNLLVLVDQHAAHERIRLEQLIIDSYEKQSEASGRKKLLSSTVCPPLEIEITEEQRRLLWCCHKRLEDLGLELSFPENNPLQILVGKVPLCFVEREANELRRGRQTVAKSIVQEFIQEQVELLQATGGARGTLPLTILKVLASQACHGAIKFNDSLTLGESCQLTEALSCCQLPFQCAHGRPSMLPLADTDHLQQETQPKPNLAKLRRMAKTWQRFRKEKDPSGES; encoded by the exons ATGATCAAATGCTTGACAGAAAAAGTACAAACCAGTTTGCGTTCTGGAGTGGCCATCAGTTCTCTGGGGCAGTGTGTTGAAGAGCTTGTCTTCAATAGCATAGATGCTAAAGCAACATGTGTGGCCATTAGAGTGGATTTGGAAACCTTTAAGATTCAAGTGGTAGATAATGGCTCTGGGATGGGAAGAGAAGACCTCAGCAAAGTGGGAAACAGATACTTTACCAGTAAATGCTACTCAGTGGAAGACCTAGAAAATTTAAAATTTTATGGCTTCCGTGGAGAGGCTTTGGCAAGCATTGCAAGCATGGCAAGCATAGTAGAAATATCATCCAAGACAAATAAGATTGCCAAAACATTTCTGAAATTATTTCACAATGGAAAAGGATTGGAAGTTTCTGAAGCAGAATTGAATAGACCAAGTGCTGGAACAACAGTGACTGTGTACAACTTATTTCATCAGTTACCTGTGAGGAGAAAATGCATGGATTCTGTACTGGAATTTGAGAGATTGAGGCATAAGGTAGAGGCTGTTTCACTTATGCATCCCTCTGTTTCTTTTTCATTAAGAAATGATGCGTCCTGTTCTATAATGCTTCAGCTACCCAAGACAAAAGATGTGCGTTCTCGGTTTTCTCAAATTTATGGTCTAAGTAAGTCACAGAAATTGAGAGAAATATATCATAAGTCTGAAAGATTTGAGATAAGTGGCTATATCAGTTCTGAAGGGCATTACAATAAAAATATTCAGTTTTTGTATGTGAATGACAGACTGGTATTAAAAACAAGATTGCATAAGCTAATTGATTTTTTATTAAGAAAACAAAGCATTATATGTAAAACAAAAAGTGGGCCTGTAACTTCCAGTCCTGTTCGTCATCGTTCTGGCCCAGAACTCTATGGAATCTTCGTCATGAATGTCAAGTGCCAGCATGATGAATATGATGTGTGTTTGGAACCTGCAAAAACGCTAATAGAGTTTCGCAACTGGGATGCTGTTCTACTTTCCATTGAAGAAGGCGTGAAAACCTTCTTAAAACGAGAAGATCTATTTATTGAGCTGTGTGGTGAAGATGTTAAAGAATTTAATGAAAACAATGGCTTTTGTCTGGGTTCTTCTATGGCTTTACAGCCTTCTCTTCCTGAGGAGAAACGCATGCAGGAGAATTTCAAGAGAGCTTGTGATAATATTGTGGATTCTTATGAAATGTTTAATCTGCAGTCAAAGTCTGTCAGAAGGAAAATAACTCTTGAAAAGGAGATAGCAGATCACGCTGGACCCACTGACAATATGAAGGAAATAGTTGCTCTCCCAGATTTGACTCTCactgaaccagttcatgaaagtAGCAGTAAAGTGGAAAATCCTCTGCCCAACAAAAATAGCACCTCTCCTGATCTCCCAAAATCAAGTAACCAGCACAAAGAGCCAAAAGTATGTGATGATCCACAGACTGAGGTCATAAATTCTAGGCGTTCACAAGAAGGCTGCGGGCCTTCAGATGCTTTAGAAATAGGCAATTATAGTGGGACATTGCTTTGTTCTGAGATGTATGATAAAGATGGAAACAGCCTGAGTGATCCAGCATTTCAGGGAAGCAGCTCCAACTCTGCCATTCTTAGACACATTGAATCTATGAAAGATGTTAATGTATGTGCTTTGGGGGAGAAATATAGAACTACAGAAGAGGGAAGAGGGCCTCCTATGGGGTTAAATTCCCATAGAGAAGTAGCAATGAGACAAGGATCTTTAAAGTTGTGTTCTACAGGTCTTATAGTGCACCTGGTGCAAAGTCAGCCATCGTATAAAACAATAGACATTAACCATTCATCAAACACACCACCTGTACTAGGTCCAGTAAGTGCCAAGGATATATTTGACAAAAAGCTCAGGTTTTCAGGACAGACTTCAAGTACTCAGGAATGTTTAAGAATGAATGAAGGAAGTATATATGCAGAAAATGCCAGTGAATGCATGGAAATTGGGAATGCATTAGACCAAAAGAATGAAATGGATTCACTTCCAGCAATTGGCAGGAGTGACTTAGTGACACCATGTGTCAAAGAATTGATTTCCCTTGCTCCTTCCAGTTCTGTTCATAATGAAGATAATACAACCTCAAGAAAGCAAATGGCTGAGAATTTAACTAGATTCAGAAACCACACTTTTACAAAACTAAGCTTACTTCCAAAACTGGGGTCATTAGAAAGATTCAGGCGACAATATGGGAGCATAAGGAATACACAGTCAGTAACTGCAGAATTTGGGAATAAGTTTGCAGTCAGTTCTCACACCAATAAGAATAAAAATCTTGAACACTCAAGCATTCGTGAATTGCCAGCTAAAGAGCATGTTGGATGTAATAATAATGGCTGTGATTGCCCCCTTCTCTTGGAAAAGTCTCAACTCTCTACTGATGAAAGTGTATTAAGCAGAAAAACATATGTAAGAGAGAGCCCTCTGACCCTGACGGATTACTCTCGCACCAGAACAAAAGCTCCAAGAAGTTGTAAATTCACAGGAACCCTTGCCTCCAAAGTGTCTAGAATGAAGGGAAACCTTAAAGAAACTATAAGTATAGAACCTAGAGGGCAGCCTTCCAAACAATTTCAAGTGCATTCTAGCCTGAAAAATGAATACAGAGGTGGTCTCCCTTCTCAAAATAATCTTTTGCAAAGTAACTATCCTGTATCTCAATTGTTCACAAGAGAAGTAGGGACAAAGAGCCACAATTTTGCTCCACACTCTCCAGAGAAAGGTCATCCCATGGAACTCTCAAACACAAGAGCAAGGGATGTGGAAGATACTGACAGCCTTTGTTTAATCAACACTGATGGAGAATATGTAGCCTCTCAAAAGAGAGATTTGTCATTGCACAATAAAGAGGTATCTCCTGAAGACACCTGTGAAGATACAAGTACTATGGATGACTCTTCAAAGCAAAGTGTGAACAGCTGTGAACTCCCTACAGTGGCCCTGTCAAGTGTCAGCAAAGATGCCACTGATGATGCAAGTCCAACTCAGAATGAGGAATCACAGTTTCATCCTTCCGGGTGGTTTGATCAGTTTGATGCATCCTTGGGTAGGACAGTATACATCAACAGAATGACTGGACTGAGCACCTACAATGCTCCTCCCAGTGAGGAACCTAAGGCTGTATGTACTAAAGATATTAGTACAATGGCTGTAAATGTTGTCATGGAGAATG GGTTCCAGTGCAGATGTCATCCTTTTAGAAGTGAGTTTATTGTTCCTTTCCTTCCAAGGCCTCAGAAAGAGAGGCATTTGACAAGCCAAGACTTCAGAG ATGCTCAAGGTGAATCTCTTCAGTCCTTGTTTTCAGAATGGGACAATCCTGTGTTTGCTCACTGCCCAGAG attgCTGTTGATGTGAGCAGTGGCCAGGCTGATAACCTTGCTGTGAAAATGCATAACGTCCTGTATCCTTACCGGTTCACCAAGGCCATGATTGAGTCAATGCAG GTCCTTAATCAAGTGGACAGTAAATTTATTGCTTGTTTAATCAACACAAGATCAGATGAAAACAAAGAGATAG ATGGAAACCTTCTTGTACTGGTTGATCAACATGCTGCCCATGAACGTATCCGCCTTGAGCAACTTATCATAG ATTCCTATGAGAAGCAGTCTGAAGCATCAGGCAGGAAGAAGTTGCTGTCCTCCACTGTGTGTCCCCCATTGGAGATTGAGATAACAGAGGAGCAGAGAAGACTCTTATG GTGCTGCCATAAAAGGCTAGAGGACTTAGGCCTTGAATTATCCTTTCCAGAGAACAATCCTTTGCAGATTCTTGTAGGGAAAGTGCCACTGTGTTTTGTAGAGAGAGAGGCCAATGAATTGCGCCGTGGAAGACAGACAGTGGCTAAAAGCATTGTGCAG GAGTTCATTCAAGAGCAAGTTGAG CTACTGCAGGCCACAGGAGGAGCACGAGGAACACTACCACTAACAATTCTGAAGGTTTTGGCTTCCCAGGCTTGCCATG GTGCGATTAAGTTTAATGACAGCTTGACTTTGGGGGAGAGCTGCCAGCTCACGGAAGCTCTGTCCTGTTGTCAGTTGCCCTTCCAGTGTGCTCATGGAAGACCCTCCATGCTGCCTCTTGCAGATACAGATCACTTGCAACAGGAAACTCAG CCTAAACCTAATCTAGCAAAACTAAGAAGAATGGCTAAAACTTGGCAGCGCTTTAGGAAAGAAAAGGACCCCAGTGGGGAATCATGA
- the EIF2B2 gene encoding translation initiation factor eIF-2B subunit beta: MSGVTATKKESELSGQIEDFVALLKRGGERPRSEEAARQTVGLLRRIVAHGRWDNAGELMDLIRKEGQRMTAAQPSETTVGNMVRRVLKIIREEYGRLRGRSEESDQQESLHKLLTSGGLNEDFNTHYSPLRANVIEAISELLIELEGTTDNIAMQALEHIHSNEVIMTIGYSHTVEAFLKEAARKRKFHVIVAECAPFCQGHEMAVCLAKEDIETTVMSDAAIFAVMSRVNKVIIGTKTILANGALIAVSGTHTLALAAKHHSTPLIVCAPMFKLTPQFLNEEDSFHKFVSPQEVLPFTEGEILSKVNVHCPVFDYVPPELITLFISNIGGNAPSYIYRLMSELYHPDDREL; encoded by the exons ATGTCGGGAGTGACGGCGACAAAGAAGGAGTCGGAACTGTCCGGCCAGATTGAGGACTTCGTGGCGCTGCTGAAGCGGGGCGGGGAGCGGCCGCGCTCGGAGGAGGCTGCCCGGCAAACTGTGGGGCTGCTGCGGAGGATCGTGGCGCACGGGCGCTGGGACAATGCGG GAGAGCTGATGGATTTGATTCGTAAGGAAGGTCAAAGAATGACTGCAGCACAGCCATCTGAGACCACTGTGGGCAACATGGTGAGACGAGTGCTGAAGATAATTCGTGAGGAGTATGGCAG GCTTCGAGGACGCAGTGAGGAGAGTGACCAGCAGGAGTCACTGCACAAACTTCTGACCTCAGGAGGTCTCAATGAGGACTTCAACACCCATTATAGCCCACTCAGGGCCAATGTAATTGAAGCTATTAGTGAGCTGTTAATTGAATTAG AGGGTACAACTGATAACATTGCTATGCAGGCACTAGAGCACATCCACTCCAATGAGGTGATAATGACCATTGGCTATTCACACACAGTGGAGGCATTCCTGAAGGAGGCTGCACGCAAGAGGAAATTCCATGTCATTGTGGCTGAATGTGCCCCTTTCTGCCAG GGTCATGAAATGGCTGTCTGTTTGGCCAAAGAAGATATAGAAACCACAGTCATGAGTGACGCAGCCATCTTTGCTGTTATGTCTCGAGTCAACAAG GTCATTATTGGGACAAAGACTATCTTGGCCAATGGTGCATTGATAGCTGTCAGTGGGACTCACACCTTAGCATTAGCAGCAAAACACCACTCCACTCCTCTCATTGTCTGTGCACCCATGTTCAAGCTTACACCACAG TTTCTTAATGAAGAAGATTCATTCCATAAGTTTGTCTCACCACAGGAAGTATTGCCTTTCACAGAAG gAGAGATACTGTCTAAGGTCAATGTTCATTGCCCAGTCTTTGATTATGTTCCTCCTGAACTTATCACTCTCTTCATCTCAAACATTGGAGGCAACGCTCCTTCCTACATTTATCGACTCATGAGTGAGCTCTATCACCCAGATGATCGTGAACTCTGA